The genomic interval GCACCGGCGTTGCGGCCCGGGCGATTTCCACACCCAGCGGCGGGAGCGGGCAGCCGCTTTCGGGATTGTGCAGGTGGGCCAGGCTCAGGTACTGCTGCAGACAGCGGCCCAGGCGTTCGCGGCTGGCGCCCTGGTTGGCCAGGCGGGCCAGCGGGCTGTTGCGCAGCTCCTGGCGCACCACCTCGGTAAACAGGTCGTCCTTGGAGGGGAAGTGATTGTAAAAGGCGCCGCCGGTCAGGCCAATCGCCTTCATCAGCCCGGCCACCCCGGTACTGGCAAAGCCCCCGCGTTTGGCCAGCGCGCCGCTGCTGCTCAGCAACCGTTCACGGGTCTGCTGCTTGTGTTCGTTGGAGTAACGCATTCAATTGCCTCTGCAGGCGGGCTTGACGATGACGGTGATCATAACATAGCGTTCGTTTACTAAACGATCATTTACCAATGGAGGCAAGCATGCCAGAACAACAAAAAGTCGTGTTGGTGATCGGTGCGGGCGATGCCACGGGTGGCGAGATTGCCAAGCGCTTTGCCCGTGAGGGCTACATTGCCTGCGTCACGCGGCGTCAGGCTGACAAGCTGCAACCGCTGCTGGAGGAAATACGTGCCGCTGGCGGCCAGG from Pseudomonas fortuita carries:
- a CDS encoding TetR/AcrR family transcriptional regulator, giving the protein MRYSNEHKQQTRERLLSSSGALAKRGGFASTGVAGLMKAIGLTGGAFYNHFPSKDDLFTEVVRQELRNSPLARLANQGASRERLGRCLQQYLSLAHLHNPESGCPLPPLGVEIARAATPVREEAEHWLVELHQAWSATLEDDQLAWVLISQCVGALMIGRMLATEGVQSQVLDASRQFVEKALHEAD